The Nitrososphaerota archaeon genome window below encodes:
- a CDS encoding Nre family DNA repair protein, producing the protein MPRRITWLSSVMPMAVTGLEEDVARSIEVVENPPAWMCLRCRGAKLLCGKPRCPIIVKAQSMAKQASYLSGDEVNGSSPPGVFVGRLGYPKVSIGPMVPPRFGDTSILDTPEEWLGKPIEQIVDYRYSLVRGNARASVDDAKRPGRLLSSLQELAMASRPVDTELKLTKPPRRILVLSEDTQPYGPSGPLERFKIGNTSVDRRIEKAHYDRDLKAADAVRELYAKGVLVTRIQKSFSLGMFGEGARRKIVPTRWSITAVDSSISLSLLEKVKHHPTIDEYRVYRFNVYDNQYVAILLPEPWRFEWIEAWFPNTTWNQFSTSPYMIGDYEEYFGRTTYARVGGCYYSTRLAVAEALDRERRQAAAIVLRETYPGFIMPLGVWNIRESIREMMKNPFERHDTFQGAMNSALSNMRIQKAKWTRESVLISRELTQTKITNF; encoded by the coding sequence TTGCCGAGGAGGATAACCTGGCTTTCAAGCGTGATGCCCATGGCCGTCACGGGCCTGGAGGAGGATGTAGCGAGGTCAATCGAAGTGGTGGAGAACCCGCCCGCCTGGATGTGCTTGCGGTGCCGGGGTGCGAAGCTGCTTTGCGGGAAGCCGCGCTGCCCGATAATAGTCAAGGCCCAGTCCATGGCGAAGCAGGCTTCCTATCTGTCCGGGGACGAGGTCAACGGCTCGTCCCCTCCCGGGGTATTCGTGGGGAGGCTGGGGTATCCGAAGGTCTCCATCGGGCCCATGGTCCCCCCTCGGTTCGGAGATACTTCGATCCTAGATACTCCGGAGGAGTGGCTGGGGAAGCCGATAGAGCAGATCGTCGACTACCGGTATTCGCTCGTGCGAGGGAATGCCCGGGCGAGCGTCGACGACGCGAAGAGGCCGGGAAGGCTGCTAAGCTCTCTGCAGGAGCTGGCGATGGCGAGCCGCCCTGTGGACACCGAGCTGAAGCTGACGAAGCCGCCTCGGAGGATACTTGTTCTCAGCGAGGACACCCAGCCCTACGGACCTTCAGGGCCTCTCGAACGATTCAAGATCGGCAATACGTCGGTCGACAGGAGGATAGAGAAGGCGCACTATGACAGGGACCTGAAGGCGGCGGACGCGGTCAGGGAGCTCTACGCCAAGGGGGTGCTCGTCACGCGGATCCAGAAGTCCTTCAGCCTGGGGATGTTCGGGGAGGGGGCAAGGAGGAAGATAGTTCCCACCCGCTGGAGCATCACTGCGGTCGACAGTTCGATAAGCCTCAGCCTCCTTGAGAAGGTCAAGCACCACCCAACGATCGACGAGTATCGGGTGTATCGGTTCAACGTCTACGACAACCAGTACGTCGCCATCCTCCTGCCAGAGCCGTGGAGGTTCGAGTGGATCGAGGCCTGGTTCCCGAACACGACCTGGAACCAGTTCTCCACTTCTCCCTACATGATAGGAGACTACGAGGAGTACTTCGGGAGGACCACCTACGCCAGGGTGGGCGGGTGCTACTACTCAACCCGGCTCGCCGTGGCGGAGGCCCTGGACAGGGAGAGGAGGCAGGCCGCGGCGATCGTGCTCAGGGAGACGTACCCAGGGTTCATCATGCCGCTGGGGGTGTGGAACATACGAGAGAGCATACGGGAGATGATGAAGAACCCGTTCGAGAGGCACGACACATTCCAGGGGGCGATGAACTCGGCGCTCTCGAACATGAGGATTCAGAAGGCAAAGTGGACCAGGGAGAGCGTCCTAATCTCCAGGGAGCTCACCCAGACGAAGATCACGAACTTCTGA
- a CDS encoding GNAT family N-acetyltransferase, whose amino-acid sequence MADIARMFDPKAVALIGATDKEGTVGEATLKNLLKGKAKRSIYPVNPKHESLMGVKCYPSISAVPGHVDLAVVATPAATVPAVVEECAKAGVEGIVIVSAGFREIGEAGVKLEDDLRKIRSNYDFRLLGPNCVGFSRPSVHLDATFLRDNPEPGSIAFISQSGALGSAILDWAMTSHVGFSLFASLGSMLDVDFGDLIDFLGSDPSTRSIILYVEGIGTAKKFMSAARGFSRSKPIIVLKAGKYSTGAKAVQSHTGALAGDFEVYDAAFKRVGVVRVDEIGDLFNCASVLDSRRLPAGPRLAIVTNAGGPGVVASDSVTDLGGELAKLSELTISTLNEHLPPYWSRGNPVDVLGDSDVNRYETALQACLRDPNVDGLLAICAPQGVTPPTDLAEVVVKVAKEGRKPILTVWMGDKGVVEARRRFAQNSIPTYPTPEEAVRTYMYMYRYRRNLDLLYETPEELPVDLMPPNSHLKLMVRNAIREGKLLLSQGDADRFLDAYNIPRLEGGFARTADEALMVARRVGYPCVIKVVSQEIAHKTDVGGVVTGIATSERLADEFTKLLDRVRILKPEARIDGVYVQKRANAVDYELILGSKKDRDFGAVMLFGSGGIGVELFRDFSIGLPPINQVLAMRMMEETKIFKALAHGLRNKPPVNLKSLEEVIVRLSGMVADFPEIAEMDINPLIVSEGKILAVDVRILLDPSPIDYSVPYPHLVIMPYPTKYVVPWKLEDGADVLLRPIRPEDEAMEAEFINGLSEETSRYRFFNIVRDLPHGDLVRYCNIDYDREMAIVAEVKEGGRRREVGVGRLIAEPERARGEFAVAIADQYQGKGLGRKLLDMIIDIAEEKHLEAIYGVVLKDNAVMLSLCREMGFTLTTQQDFVRAELTLK is encoded by the coding sequence ATGGCTGACATCGCAAGGATGTTCGACCCGAAGGCCGTTGCCTTGATCGGGGCAACAGACAAGGAGGGAACGGTAGGCGAAGCGACCCTCAAGAATCTGCTGAAGGGCAAGGCGAAGCGCTCCATATACCCAGTCAATCCCAAACACGAAAGCCTGATGGGGGTCAAGTGCTATCCGAGCATTTCAGCCGTCCCCGGCCACGTGGACCTGGCCGTCGTCGCCACCCCTGCCGCGACTGTCCCCGCAGTCGTCGAAGAGTGCGCGAAGGCGGGCGTCGAGGGAATAGTGATCGTCTCCGCGGGGTTCCGCGAAATCGGAGAAGCAGGGGTGAAGCTCGAGGACGACCTGAGGAAGATCAGGTCGAATTACGACTTCAGGCTCCTCGGGCCCAACTGCGTCGGCTTCTCCAGGCCCTCGGTGCACCTGGACGCCACGTTCCTCAGGGACAACCCCGAGCCGGGTTCCATCGCTTTCATCTCGCAGAGCGGCGCCCTGGGGTCCGCCATCCTGGACTGGGCGATGACCTCCCACGTCGGCTTCAGCCTCTTCGCTTCTCTGGGCTCCATGCTCGACGTGGACTTTGGCGACCTGATCGACTTCCTGGGAAGCGACCCGTCCACCAGGAGCATCATCCTCTACGTCGAAGGGATAGGCACAGCGAAGAAGTTCATGAGCGCGGCCCGGGGATTCTCCCGCAGCAAGCCCATCATCGTCCTGAAGGCAGGAAAGTACAGCACCGGCGCCAAGGCGGTCCAGTCCCACACCGGGGCGCTTGCCGGGGACTTCGAAGTCTACGACGCCGCGTTCAAGCGCGTGGGGGTCGTGAGGGTGGACGAGATAGGCGACCTCTTCAACTGTGCCAGCGTCCTCGACTCCAGGCGCCTCCCAGCCGGTCCCAGGCTCGCGATAGTGACCAACGCCGGAGGCCCGGGGGTTGTCGCGTCCGATTCAGTCACCGACCTGGGGGGCGAGCTGGCGAAGCTCTCCGAACTCACGATCAGCACCCTCAACGAGCACCTGCCTCCCTATTGGAGCCGAGGCAATCCTGTGGACGTTCTGGGAGACTCCGACGTGAACAGATACGAAACAGCCCTCCAGGCCTGCCTCCGGGACCCGAACGTCGACGGGCTCCTGGCAATCTGTGCGCCCCAGGGAGTCACCCCCCCGACCGACCTCGCCGAAGTGGTGGTCAAGGTCGCGAAGGAAGGGAGGAAACCAATCCTCACGGTCTGGATGGGGGACAAGGGGGTCGTCGAAGCTAGGAGGAGGTTCGCCCAGAACAGCATCCCGACCTACCCTACGCCAGAGGAGGCTGTGCGGACCTACATGTACATGTACAGGTATCGGAGGAACCTCGACCTGCTCTACGAGACCCCGGAGGAACTCCCCGTCGACCTGATGCCCCCCAACAGCCACCTGAAGCTGATGGTCAGGAACGCGATAAGAGAGGGGAAACTGCTCCTCTCCCAGGGAGACGCCGACCGCTTCCTCGACGCCTACAACATCCCAAGGCTGGAAGGAGGCTTCGCGCGGACCGCCGACGAGGCCCTGATGGTCGCGCGCCGGGTCGGATACCCCTGCGTCATCAAAGTCGTCTCCCAGGAGATCGCCCACAAGACTGATGTGGGCGGCGTGGTGACTGGCATAGCGACCAGCGAAAGGCTGGCCGACGAGTTCACCAAGCTCCTCGACCGGGTGAGAATCCTTAAGCCTGAAGCGAGGATCGACGGAGTCTACGTCCAGAAGAGGGCGAATGCAGTTGACTACGAGCTCATACTCGGGTCGAAGAAGGACAGGGACTTCGGGGCCGTGATGCTCTTCGGGTCTGGAGGAATAGGCGTGGAACTCTTCCGGGATTTCTCCATAGGCCTTCCTCCGATAAACCAGGTGCTCGCGATGCGCATGATGGAGGAGACGAAGATCTTCAAGGCCCTGGCCCACGGTCTCAGGAACAAGCCTCCGGTCAACCTGAAGTCCTTGGAGGAGGTCATCGTCCGCCTGTCTGGAATGGTCGCAGACTTCCCAGAAATCGCCGAGATGGACATCAATCCCCTCATAGTCTCCGAAGGGAAGATACTCGCGGTAGACGTCAGGATTCTCCTCGACCCCTCTCCCATCGACTACTCCGTCCCCTACCCCCACCTGGTGATAATGCCCTACCCCACGAAGTACGTTGTCCCTTGGAAGCTGGAAGACGGCGCAGACGTCCTCCTAAGGCCCATCAGGCCCGAGGACGAGGCCATGGAGGCCGAGTTCATCAACGGGCTCTCGGAGGAGACGAGCCGCTACAGGTTCTTCAACATCGTGAGGGACCTCCCCCACGGCGACCTGGTCCGCTACTGCAACATCGACTACGACAGAGAGATGGCAATCGTCGCAGAGGTCAAGGAGGGGGGCAGGCGCCGGGAAGTGGGGGTCGGCCGCCTTATCGCCGAGCCCGAACGCGCCCGTGGCGAATTCGCGGTCGCGATCGCAGACCAGTACCAGGGCAAGGGCCTAGGAAGGAAGCTCCTCGACATGATCATAGACATCGCAGAGGAGAAGCACCTCGAAGCAATCTACGGGGTCGTCCTAAAGGACAACGCTGTCATGCTGAGCCTCTGCAGGGAGATGGGCTTCACCCTCACCACCCAACAAGACTTCGTCAGGGCCGAACTTACGCTCAAGTAG
- a CDS encoding SMP-30/gluconolactonase/LRE family protein produces the protein MRRSHSLLTILVAALLFTQGASIVGASQGSGGSVKTSQFVSYRIIQHRLPLGSSQPWTITSDRSGNIWFVEQSSNQIAMYDPKADSFHEYQIPTKGALPQGIAIGADGSVWFVEVESSKLGILSKGSSQITEIPLPKSPAGLSCGPIGVTARGDAVWVTCEFSNQIDEYIPSSGAFSSYDLPVPYSAPLQVLFDNGGNFWFTAANAEMLGYATTSKLLNGTSNGIQEFAPVNQTYAYTFTSPLQPGPIVSSLRVPSQLAFSPDGRSLWLTEHAASSFDRYIISSGSLLKYWTSRPTNSLFPQTLPNGIVVDGRGIVWIAEHYGNAIARFDPVSEQLTEYKIPCCGASLATTLYLTLDSNGSVWFSEFTGNAIGELVPSPLVQGPSLSLSPGNATLNPDGTAKFTVSASLAVGAEPTVLSLAVSGMTPSGALSNVSAAFSNQALVLSPGTNASSTLTLFGRGVNPGTYYLTVGGRLVAENATESVILKLTVPGGQGGAQTALAYALVVGVAGSVAVVVILSYRKKKGPAYGRAAPSRLLRRPQS, from the coding sequence ATGCGGCGCTCCCACAGCCTCCTGACGATTCTAGTCGCAGCCCTACTCTTTACCCAGGGGGCCTCCATCGTGGGGGCCTCTCAAGGCTCGGGGGGCAGTGTCAAGACCTCGCAGTTCGTCTCCTACCGGATCATCCAACACAGGCTGCCTCTTGGCTCTTCCCAGCCTTGGACCATAACGAGTGACCGGTCAGGAAACATCTGGTTCGTCGAACAGTCTTCCAACCAGATAGCCATGTACGACCCGAAGGCGGACAGTTTCCACGAGTATCAAATTCCTACGAAAGGCGCCCTCCCCCAGGGAATCGCGATCGGCGCGGACGGAAGCGTCTGGTTCGTCGAGGTCGAGTCGAGCAAGCTGGGCATTCTCTCGAAGGGATCCAGCCAAATCACCGAGATTCCCCTGCCCAAGTCACCGGCAGGTCTCTCCTGCGGCCCGATCGGAGTGACGGCGCGCGGTGATGCAGTGTGGGTGACGTGCGAATTTTCAAACCAGATCGACGAATACATCCCATCCTCTGGGGCGTTCTCATCCTACGACCTGCCAGTGCCCTACTCGGCCCCCCTCCAGGTCCTCTTTGACAATGGGGGCAACTTCTGGTTCACTGCAGCGAACGCGGAGATGCTGGGGTACGCCACAACCTCAAAGCTACTGAACGGCACTTCCAACGGCATCCAAGAGTTCGCCCCTGTCAACCAGACCTACGCCTACACCTTCACAAGTCCTCTCCAGCCAGGCCCCATCGTCTCCAGCCTCAGGGTTCCCAGCCAGCTAGCCTTCAGTCCTGACGGGAGATCCCTATGGTTGACCGAACATGCCGCAAGCTCGTTCGACAGGTACATCATATCAAGCGGAAGTCTCCTGAAGTATTGGACCTCGAGGCCCACCAACTCTCTCTTCCCCCAAACTCTCCCCAACGGAATCGTTGTCGACGGGCGCGGTATCGTCTGGATCGCAGAGCACTACGGAAACGCGATTGCGAGATTCGATCCTGTATCGGAGCAACTGACAGAATACAAGATTCCATGCTGCGGTGCTTCATTGGCTACGACGCTCTACCTAACTCTGGATTCGAACGGCTCAGTATGGTTCAGCGAGTTCACCGGCAACGCGATTGGGGAGCTTGTCCCCTCTCCCCTCGTGCAAGGCCCTTCTCTATCTCTTAGCCCAGGAAACGCGACCCTGAACCCAGACGGCACTGCCAAGTTCACCGTCTCGGCGTCGTTGGCAGTAGGGGCTGAGCCGACGGTACTTTCTCTCGCCGTCTCTGGAATGACTCCCAGCGGAGCTCTCTCCAACGTCTCCGCCGCTTTCTCCAACCAAGCCCTGGTACTCTCCCCAGGCACCAACGCGTCCTCTACCCTAACGCTCTTTGGCCGAGGAGTGAATCCCGGGACCTATTACCTGACGGTTGGCGGCAGGTTAGTCGCTGAGAACGCAACCGAGTCTGTCATTCTCAAGCTGACCGTCCCCGGAGGGCAGGGAGGGGCACAGACCGCACTCGCCTATGCGCTGGTCGTAGGGGTGGCCGGGTCCGTTGCGGTGGTCGTGATCCTCTCTTACAGAAAGAAGAAAGGCCCTGCTTATGGGAGGGCTGCGCCTAGCCGACTACTTCGACGACCCCAGTCATAG
- a CDS encoding SMC family ATPase → MIIRELELKNIRSYEHVLVNLPLGKTLFEGDIGSGKSTILMAIEFALFGLGSETGSSLLRLGEQEGEVRMRFEVDGSEYEVRRGLERKGGGVQQTDGDFEAPAEKVALSPRELKERILEVLQFNEAPEPKAQSLIFRYAVYTPQEEMKEVLAMPSEVRLQTLRRAFRVEDYKTAAENASEISRQMKGDIRELEGVGRGLERLKEQLDTLMREEEGQRGSLEALQAEDTGSDSELKALRAEKEKLHREQLSMEGFRAEKQLQERALKEEERELTRLAREEVDLTERASALRVVVDRQKGKHAPSRSSPARLKARELVAAAEAKRLTSLRAKVESKLGEYGSIMEKGVCPVCDRPVQAHDFEGIRSSKEAELRHLSEELARTEREVEDLREARESTEGYVAEREKVREKRTELARLSKELRARRREKAAARKGMAAAGARLEGVAERMRRLEDLSSQVARAEKGIDRAEEALGKTRERLARTRERLQMSDRRRAELTIEIVAKEGAVARRDRLRENEMWLTGYFVPTVQLIERSVLGSINQEFDLLLQKWFAMLVDDPEKEVRVDEDFTPIVSQGGYEQNVRYLSGGERTSVALAYRLALNTLTQRVSAGMKSNLLMLDEPTDGFSQEQLGNVREVLDDVGSPQVIIVSHDKELESFADQILRVTKSWGVSRVETPEVYARSS, encoded by the coding sequence TTGATCATCCGAGAGCTCGAGCTGAAGAACATAAGGAGCTACGAGCACGTGCTGGTGAACCTCCCTCTCGGGAAGACGCTCTTCGAAGGGGACATCGGGTCGGGAAAGTCGACCATACTCATGGCCATCGAGTTCGCCCTCTTCGGCCTGGGGTCTGAGACAGGGTCGTCCCTGCTCAGGTTGGGCGAACAGGAGGGGGAGGTGAGGATGAGGTTCGAGGTGGACGGGAGCGAGTATGAGGTGAGGAGGGGGCTCGAGAGGAAGGGGGGAGGGGTCCAGCAGACGGACGGGGACTTCGAAGCCCCCGCAGAGAAGGTCGCCCTGTCTCCCAGGGAGCTCAAGGAAAGGATCCTCGAAGTCCTTCAGTTCAACGAGGCGCCGGAGCCCAAGGCGCAGAGCCTGATCTTCAGATACGCAGTCTACACGCCCCAGGAGGAAATGAAGGAGGTCCTTGCCATGCCCTCGGAGGTCAGGCTCCAGACTCTGCGGCGGGCGTTCAGGGTCGAGGACTACAAGACTGCGGCCGAGAACGCGAGTGAGATTTCACGCCAGATGAAGGGGGACATCAGGGAGCTGGAAGGGGTCGGGAGGGGACTCGAGAGGCTCAAGGAACAGCTGGACACCCTGATGCGGGAAGAGGAGGGGCAGAGGGGGTCCCTCGAGGCACTGCAGGCAGAGGACACGGGGTCGGATTCGGAGTTGAAGGCCCTCAGGGCCGAGAAGGAGAAGCTCCACAGAGAGCAGTTGAGCATGGAAGGGTTCAGGGCCGAGAAACAGTTGCAGGAGCGAGCCCTGAAGGAGGAAGAAAGGGAGCTGACAAGATTGGCCAGGGAGGAAGTGGACCTCACGGAGAGGGCCTCCGCGCTCAGGGTGGTGGTGGACAGGCAGAAAGGAAAGCATGCTCCAAGTCGGAGTTCGCCGGCCCGGTTGAAGGCGCGGGAGCTTGTGGCCGCAGCGGAGGCGAAGAGGCTCACCAGCCTTAGGGCGAAGGTCGAGTCGAAGCTGGGAGAGTACGGCTCGATAATGGAGAAGGGCGTGTGCCCCGTCTGCGACAGGCCGGTCCAGGCGCACGATTTCGAAGGCATAAGGTCCTCGAAGGAGGCCGAGCTCAGGCACCTGTCGGAGGAGCTGGCGAGGACGGAGCGGGAGGTGGAGGACCTGAGGGAGGCCCGAGAGTCGACGGAGGGGTACGTCGCGGAGAGGGAGAAGGTCAGGGAGAAGCGCACGGAGTTGGCTCGGCTCTCGAAGGAGCTCAGGGCCAGGCGAAGGGAAAAGGCGGCCGCCAGGAAGGGGATGGCCGCGGCCGGGGCCCGGCTTGAGGGGGTGGCCGAGAGGATGAGGCGGCTGGAGGACCTCTCGTCTCAGGTCGCGAGGGCGGAAAAGGGGATAGACAGAGCGGAGGAGGCCCTCGGGAAGACGCGTGAAAGGCTGGCGCGCACCCGGGAGAGACTCCAGATGTCCGACAGGAGGAGGGCCGAGCTGACCATCGAGATAGTAGCGAAGGAGGGCGCAGTAGCGAGGAGGGACAGGCTCAGGGAGAACGAAATGTGGCTGACCGGCTACTTCGTCCCGACAGTCCAGCTGATAGAAAGGTCGGTGTTGGGGAGCATCAACCAGGAGTTCGACCTGCTCTTACAGAAGTGGTTCGCGATGCTCGTCGACGACCCCGAGAAGGAGGTGAGGGTGGACGAGGATTTCACCCCAATCGTTTCCCAGGGAGGGTACGAACAGAATGTGCGTTACCTGAGCGGGGGCGAGAGGACTAGCGTCGCCCTGGCGTACAGACTGGCCCTCAACACCCTCACCCAGAGGGTGTCTGCCGGGATGAAGTCGAATCTGCTGATGCTCGACGAGCCGACGGACGGATTCAGCCAGGAACAGCTGGGGAACGTCAGGGAGGTCTTGGACGACGTCGGTTCGCCCCAGGTGATCATCGTCTCCCACGACAAGGAGCTCGAGAGCTTCGCGGACCAGATTCTCAGGGTGACCAAGTCGTGGGGAGTTTCAAGGGTCGAGACCCCGGAAGTCTATGCTCGGTCGTCGTAG
- a CDS encoding alanyl-tRNA editing protein translates to MTKKLFWDDMYLREFNAEVELVDGNRVVLDQTAFNPRGGGLVSDTGRLNGMRVIEATKEGENVFHILEAPAELRIGDRVHGVLDWDRRYRLMRMHTTAHILSSVVNGETGALITGNQISPEESRVDFDLAEFDRDKLSYFIEKVNVAAGRGVEVKTFFMKKEEALAKPGFVKLANAMPPSLEMLRIVQIGDIDTQADGGVHVGNTKEIGKVVGLRAENKGRSNRRLYFTVR, encoded by the coding sequence TTGACAAAGAAACTTTTCTGGGACGACATGTACCTCCGTGAGTTCAACGCAGAGGTGGAGCTGGTGGATGGGAACAGGGTCGTGCTCGACCAGACTGCGTTCAACCCCAGGGGGGGCGGGCTGGTGTCCGACACGGGCCGGCTAAACGGGATGAGGGTAATCGAAGCGACCAAGGAAGGGGAGAACGTCTTTCACATCCTGGAGGCGCCGGCTGAGCTCAGGATAGGCGACAGGGTCCACGGAGTATTGGACTGGGACCGGAGGTACAGGCTAATGCGCATGCACACGACGGCACACATCTTGAGCTCAGTGGTCAACGGTGAGACGGGAGCGTTGATCACCGGGAATCAGATCAGCCCGGAGGAGTCCAGGGTCGACTTCGACCTCGCGGAGTTCGACAGAGACAAGCTCTCCTACTTCATCGAGAAGGTGAACGTGGCGGCGGGGAGGGGGGTCGAGGTGAAGACGTTCTTCATGAAGAAGGAGGAGGCCCTGGCCAAGCCGGGGTTCGTGAAGCTGGCAAATGCGATGCCTCCGTCCCTGGAGATGCTTCGGATCGTTCAGATCGGGGACATCGACACGCAGGCGGACGGAGGAGTGCACGTCGGGAATACGAAGGAGATCGGAAAGGTGGTGGGCCTAAGGGCCGAGAACAAAGGTCGGAGCAACCGGCGGCTCTACTTCACTGTAAGATGA
- a CDS encoding DNA repair exonuclease, protein MNKFAHMADVHLGAHIEPVLQKLELQTFDLAMARCVELGVDFVLICGDLFHVAIPDLGVVNSALRSMMQVQRQGIPIYAIYGSHDYTPNGTSVIDVLSTAGVLTNVFKPEFEGEHLKLGITVDQKTGAKLAGISARKIGLESRYYDALDRDSLEKEEGFKVFAFHTGLTELKPQHLSEMETVSVEMLPRGFGYYAGGHIHERGEYDAEGFENIVFPGPLFTGYGRDLEATARGEKRGMYVVEFDDRVRDKKFVPIVSVGGVFREYDLTGKNSKEAGEVMTRDLGGVDVSGRLVVIRAFGELAGGRVGEVGFAGIRSELAGRGAIHVYLSRNSLRSKDAPQSEAAGQDPAMIEQALLSKEVGRVSVSQANLTGEQGAKTALELLRLLRQQAKLGESKKDYVARMTSAGRKTLGVGDVNQN, encoded by the coding sequence TTGAACAAGTTCGCGCACATGGCTGACGTGCACCTGGGGGCACACATAGAGCCAGTGCTCCAGAAGCTCGAGCTTCAGACATTCGACCTGGCCATGGCGCGGTGCGTCGAGCTGGGGGTCGATTTTGTGCTCATCTGCGGTGACCTGTTCCACGTCGCCATCCCCGACCTGGGGGTGGTGAACTCTGCGCTCAGGAGCATGATGCAGGTTCAGAGGCAGGGCATCCCCATCTATGCGATCTACGGAAGCCACGACTACACGCCCAATGGGACGTCGGTCATCGACGTCCTCAGCACCGCCGGCGTCCTGACGAACGTCTTCAAGCCTGAGTTCGAGGGCGAGCACCTCAAGCTTGGGATTACCGTTGACCAGAAGACGGGGGCCAAGCTCGCTGGCATCTCTGCCAGGAAGATCGGGCTGGAGAGCAGGTACTACGACGCGTTGGACAGGGACTCACTGGAAAAGGAGGAGGGGTTCAAGGTCTTCGCCTTTCACACCGGGCTTACTGAGCTGAAGCCCCAGCATCTGAGCGAGATGGAGACAGTCAGCGTCGAGATGCTGCCCAGAGGCTTCGGCTACTATGCAGGGGGACACATTCATGAAAGGGGGGAATACGACGCCGAAGGCTTCGAGAACATAGTGTTCCCGGGGCCGCTCTTCACAGGATACGGCCGTGACCTCGAGGCGACCGCAAGGGGGGAGAAGCGGGGGATGTACGTTGTGGAGTTCGACGACAGGGTGAGGGACAAGAAATTCGTCCCGATAGTGAGCGTCGGGGGAGTCTTCCGCGAATACGACCTGACAGGGAAGAACTCGAAAGAAGCAGGGGAAGTGATGACGCGGGATCTCGGAGGAGTCGACGTTTCAGGCAGGTTGGTGGTGATACGCGCTTTCGGCGAGCTGGCCGGGGGGAGGGTAGGAGAGGTCGGCTTTGCTGGGATCAGGTCGGAGCTCGCTGGGCGGGGCGCAATTCACGTTTACCTCAGCAGGAACTCGCTGAGGTCCAAGGATGCTCCGCAGTCAGAGGCGGCGGGACAGGACCCGGCCATGATTGAGCAGGCCCTCCTTTCGAAGGAGGTTGGAAGGGTGAGCGTCTCACAGGCGAATCTGACCGGGGAGCAGGGAGCGAAGACAGCGCTGGAGCTTCTCAGGCTGCTGCGCCAGCAGGCCAAGCTGGGCGAATCCAAGAAGGATTACGTTGCGAGGATGACGTCGGCGGGGAGGAAGACGCTCGGCGTCGGGGACGTGAATCAGAATTGA
- a CDS encoding heme o synthase, producing the protein MSLRDYARLTKPKIIPLLLLVALASSTIASKSIPPPITLVGLLVAGTLSSAGALALNSYLEMDLDAKMRRTRNRPLPTHRIEDRTRALLFALSLLIIGILVAYLTLNLYATLFIALGALVYIPIYTMWLKPRTSWNIVLGGFAGSCAALAGWYAITNANPWVAWTLAALVFVWTPSHFWSLAVITEEDYSSAGIPMLPSVVGEKKAARYIVANTLLLIPVSLFFSPYFNGIGFMVYVLGASIFDISILATDIKLLLAPTKENAWLAFKFSSPYLAFIFLLSSASALL; encoded by the coding sequence TTGAGCCTGAGGGACTACGCACGACTGACTAAGCCAAAGATAATCCCCCTCCTGTTGCTCGTTGCCCTTGCTTCATCGACGATTGCCTCTAAATCAATCCCCCCGCCCATCACGCTCGTGGGTCTTCTCGTAGCAGGAACACTCTCTTCCGCAGGTGCGCTCGCGCTCAACAGCTACCTGGAAATGGATCTCGATGCCAAGATGAGGAGGACGAGAAATAGACCTCTTCCCACCCACAGAATTGAGGATAGGACAAGAGCACTACTATTTGCGCTCTCTCTTCTCATCATTGGAATTCTCGTCGCCTACCTCACCCTGAACCTCTATGCCACTCTCTTCATCGCGCTTGGAGCCTTGGTCTACATACCAATCTACACGATGTGGCTCAAGCCAAGGACCAGTTGGAACATAGTCCTGGGAGGATTCGCAGGGAGCTGCGCCGCGCTTGCCGGATGGTACGCGATAACAAACGCGAATCCATGGGTCGCGTGGACGCTCGCCGCCCTGGTGTTTGTATGGACGCCCAGCCACTTCTGGAGCCTGGCGGTCATCACGGAGGAAGACTATTCGTCTGCGGGCATACCCATGCTTCCATCAGTGGTTGGAGAAAAGAAAGCGGCCCGATATATCGTTGCGAACACCCTTCTTCTGATACCAGTAAGCCTCTTCTTCTCCCCGTACTTTAACGGCATCGGTTTCATGGTCTACGTTCTTGGCGCATCAATCTTCGACATCTCGATACTCGCGACGGACATCAAACTGCTGCTCGCCCCGACCAAGGAGAACGCGTGGCTAGCGTTCAAGTTCTCGAGCCCGTATCTGGCCTTCATCTTCCTCCTCTCGTCAGCCAGTGCGCTATTGTGA